A genomic region of Staphylococcus roterodami contains the following coding sequences:
- a CDS encoding NAD-dependent epimerase/dehydratase family protein: MRKNILITGMHGYIGNALKNKLIEQGHRVDQINVRNQLWKSTSFKDYDVLVHTAALVHNNTPKARLSDYMQVNMLLTKQLAQKAKDEGIKQFIFMSTMAVYGKDGNVGKIDEIGTQTPIRPTTNYGISKMFAEQTLQEMVSDTFNVAIVRPPMIYGPHCPGNFQRLMRLSQLLPIIPNIKNQRSALYIKHLTAFIDQLISLEVTGVYHPQDSFYFDTSAVMHEIRRQSHRKTVLIHMPSMLNKYFNKLSIFRKLFGNLTYSNTLYENNNALEIIPGKMSLVIADIMDETTTKDKA; encoded by the coding sequence ATGAGAAAAAATATTTTAATTACAGGTATGCATGGCTACATTGGAAATGCACTGAAAAATAAGCTTATTGAACAAGGACATCGAGTGGATCAAATTAATGTTAGGAATCAATTATGGAAGTCGACATCGTTCAAAGATTATGATGTTTTAGTTCATACAGCAGCTTTAGTTCACAATAATACACCAAAAGCGCGACTATCAGATTATATGCAAGTGAATATGTTGCTTACGAAACAATTAGCACAAAAGGCAAAAGATGAAGGCATCAAGCAATTTATTTTTATGAGTACGATGGCTGTCTATGGTAAAGATGGTAATGTTGGGAAAATAGATGAAATCGGCACACAAACACCTATAAGACCAACGACGAATTACGGTATTTCCAAAATGTTTGCTGAACAAACATTGCAAGAGATGGTGAGTGATACATTTAACGTTGCAATTGTGAGACCACCAATGATTTATGGTCCACATTGCCCAGGAAATTTCCAACGCTTAATGAGGTTATCGCAATTATTACCAATCATTCCTAATATTAAAAATCAGCGTAGTGCTTTATATATTAAACACCTGACAGCGTTTATTGATCAATTAATATCACTAGAAGTGACCGGAGTATATCACCCGCAAGACAGTTTTTATTTTGATACATCAGCGGTAATGCATGAAATACGTCGCCAATCACATCGTAAAACAGTATTGATCCACATGCCTTCAATGCTAAATAAGTATTTTAATAAGTTGTCGATCTTTAGAAAATTATTTGGCAATTTAACCTACAGTAACACGTTATATGAAAACAATAATGCATTAGAAATTATCCCTGGAAAAATGTCACTTGTTATTGCGGACATCATGGATGAAACGACAACCAAAGATAAGGCATAA
- a CDS encoding nucleotide sugar dehydrogenase: MKLAVVGLGYIGLPTSIMFAKHGVDVLGVDINQQTIDKLQSGQISIEEPGLQEVYEDVLASGKLKVSTTPEASDVFIIAVPTPNNNDQYKSCDISLVMAALDSILPFLEKGNTIIVESTIAPKTMDDFVKPVIENLGFIIGEDIYLVHCPERVLPGKILEELVHNNRIIGGVTKACIEAGKRVYRTFVQGEMIETDARTAEMSKLMENTYRDVNIALANELTKICNNLNINVLDVIEMANKHPRVNIHQPGPGVGGHCLAVDPYFIIAKDPENATLIQTGREINNSMPAYVVDKAKEMLKVLNGNKVAVFGLTYKGDVDDIRESPAFDIYQLLLQESDIEVSAYDPHVELDFVEHEMARAVSDASLVLILSDHSEFKHLTDNDFKGMKHKVIFDTKDVVKSSFKDVSYYNYGNIFDFMDKHIL, encoded by the coding sequence ATGAAATTAGCAGTAGTTGGCTTAGGTTATATCGGTTTACCAACATCAATTATGTTTGCAAAGCATGGCGTCGATGTGCTTGGTGTTGATATAAATCAGCAAACGATTGATAAGTTACAAAGCGGTCAAATTAGTATTGAAGAACCAGGGTTGCAAGAAGTTTATGAAGATGTACTTGCATCAGGTAAATTAAAAGTATCCACAACACCTGAAGCATCTGATGTATTTATCATTGCGGTACCGACACCGAACAATAATGATCAATACAAATCATGTGATATTTCACTTGTAATGGCTGCACTCGACAGTATTTTACCATTTTTAGAAAAAGGAAATACTATTATTGTTGAATCGACAATTGCCCCAAAAACAATGGATGATTTTGTAAAACCAGTTATTGAAAATTTAGGATTCATAATAGGTGAGGATATTTATTTAGTCCATTGTCCAGAACGTGTATTGCCAGGAAAAATTTTAGAAGAATTGGTTCATAATAACCGTATTATTGGTGGTGTGACTAAAGCTTGTATTGAAGCGGGTAAACGTGTCTATCGCACATTCGTTCAGGGAGAAATGATTGAAACAGATGCACGTACTGCTGAAATGAGTAAGCTAATGGAAAACACATACCGAGATGTCAATATAGCTTTAGCGAATGAGTTAACTAAAATATGTAATAACTTAAATATTAATGTGTTGGATGTTATTGAAATGGCTAATAAACATCCACGTGTTAATATCCATCAACCTGGTCCAGGTGTAGGTGGTCATTGTTTGGCAGTAGATCCTTACTTTATAATTGCTAAAGACCCTGAAAATGCAACGCTCATCCAAACTGGGCGTGAAATTAATAATTCAATGCCGGCCTATGTTGTTGATAAAGCGAAAGAAATGCTTAAAGTACTTAACGGTAATAAAGTTGCAGTCTTTGGTTTAACATATAAAGGTGATGTAGATGATATTAGAGAATCACCAGCATTTGATATTTATCAATTGCTATTGCAAGAGAGCGATATCGAAGTAAGTGCTTATGATCCACATGTTGAATTAGATTTCGTTGAACATGAAATGGCACGTGCTGTTTCAGATGCATCGTTAGTACTAATTTTAAGTGATCATTCAGAATTTAAACATTTAACAGATAATGATTTTAAAGGAATGAAACATAAAGTGATTTTTGATACTAAGGATGTTGTAAAATCTTCATTTAAAGATGTATCATATTATAATTATGGAAATATATTTGATTTTATGGACAAACACATTTTATAA
- the wecB gene encoding UDP-N-acetylglucosamine 2-epimerase (non-hydrolyzing), whose amino-acid sequence MKKIMVIFGTRPEAIKMAPLVKEIDHNAQLEANIVITAQHRDMLDSVLNIFDIQADHDLNIMKDQQTLASLTANTLAKLDDIINVEKPDMVLVHGDTTTTFVGSLAAFYHQIPVGHVEAGLRTHQKYSPFPEELNRVMVSNIAELNFAPTVIAAENLLFENKDKNSIFITGNTVIDALSTTVRDDFVSKIINKHKGKKVILLTAHRRENIGEPMHRIFKAVRDLADEYEDVVFIYPMHRNPKVRAIAEQYLSNRNRIELIEPLDAIEFHNFTNQSYLVLTDSGGIQEEAPTFGKPVLVLRNHTERPEGVKAGTSKVIGTDYDNIVRNVKQLIEDDEAYRRMSQANNPYGDGQASRRICEAIEYYFGLRSDKPDEFIPLKNK is encoded by the coding sequence ATGAAGAAAATTATGGTTATTTTCGGAACTCGACCCGAAGCAATTAAAATGGCACCTTTAGTAAAAGAAATTGATCATAATGCGCAACTTGAAGCGAATATTGTGATTACAGCACAACACCGAGATATGTTAGATAGCGTACTAAATATATTTGATATTCAAGCTGATCATGATTTAAACATTATGAAAGACCAACAGACATTAGCGAGTCTTACTGCGAATACGCTCGCTAAGCTCGACGATATCATTAACGTAGAAAAGCCAGATATGGTTTTAGTTCATGGTGATACAACTACGACATTTGTAGGTAGTTTGGCGGCATTTTACCATCAAATTCCTGTTGGACATGTTGAAGCGGGACTACGCACACATCAGAAATATTCACCGTTTCCTGAAGAATTAAATCGTGTCATGGTAAGCAATATTGCAGAATTGAATTTTGCGCCAACGGTGATTGCTGCTGAAAATTTACTTTTTGAAAATAAAGATAAAAACAGTATCTTTATTACTGGAAATACAGTTATTGACGCATTGTCAACAACAGTACGTGATGATTTCGTTTCGAAAATTATTAATAAACATAAGGGTAAGAAAGTTATTTTATTAACAGCCCATCGTCGTGAAAATATTGGAGAACCGATGCATCGCATTTTTAAAGCAGTGAGAGATTTGGCAGATGAATATGAAGATGTGGTCTTTATTTATCCAATGCATCGAAATCCAAAGGTTAGAGCAATTGCTGAGCAATATTTGTCAAATAGAAATCGTATTGAATTGATTGAACCGTTAGATGCGATTGAGTTCCATAATTTTACAAACCAATCATATCTCGTGTTAACAGATTCGGGTGGTATTCAAGAAGAAGCTCCGACGTTTGGAAAGCCTGTGTTAGTGCTAAGGAATCACACTGAGCGTCCGGAAGGTGTTAAAGCGGGGACGTCAAAAGTAATTGGTACTGATTATGACAATATTGTTCGAAATGTGAAGCAACTCATAGAAGATGATGAAGCATATCGACGTATGAGCCAAGCGAACAATCCATATGGTGATGGGCAAGCATCACGACGTATTTGTGAAGCTATCGAATATTATTTTGGGTTACGTTCGGACAAGCCTGATGAATTCATACCATTAAAAAATAAATAA
- the isdI gene encoding staphylobilin-forming heme oxygenase IsdI: MFMAENRLQLEKGSAEETIARFYNRQGIETIEGFQQMFVTKTLNTEDTDEVKILTIWESEESFNNWLNSDVFKEAHKNVRLKSDHDAEKSPILSNKVFTYDIGYHYQK; the protein is encoded by the coding sequence ATGTTTATGGCAGAAAATAGATTACAGTTAGAAAAAGGTAGTGCAGAAGAAACGATTGCACGCTTTTACAATAGACAAGGTATCGAAACAATTGAAGGATTCCAACAAATGTTTGTCACTAAAACATTAAATACTGAAGACACGGATGAAGTTAAAATCTTGACTATTTGGGAATCTGAAGAGAGTTTTAACAATTGGTTAAATTCAGATGTGTTTAAAGAGGCTCATAAAAATGTGCGTTTAAAAAGTGATCATGATGCAGAAAAAAGCCCAATTTTATCAAATAAAGTTTTCACTTATGATATCGGGTATCACTATCAAAAATAA
- a CDS encoding YbaN family protein: MRLILIVIGLIFTALGIAGAVLPLLPTTPFLLVAVFCFARSSDRFYNWLINQKIYKEYVENFYLHRGYTLPQKIKILISLYIVIGFSIYMVDVLAVRIGLIIMVVIQTVVLFTFVKTLPQSNNKIEE, from the coding sequence ATGCGACTTATATTAATCGTCATTGGCCTAATATTTACTGCACTTGGTATTGCTGGTGCTGTTTTACCATTATTGCCAACGACACCTTTCTTACTCGTAGCAGTTTTTTGTTTTGCACGAAGTTCGGATCGTTTTTACAATTGGCTTATTAACCAAAAAATTTATAAAGAATATGTTGAAAACTTTTACTTACACCGCGGTTATACGTTACCGCAGAAAATAAAAATTTTAATTAGCTTATACATTGTGATTGGTTTTTCAATTTATATGGTGGATGTTTTGGCAGTACGCATAGGACTAATCATTATGGTTGTCATTCAAACAGTCGTTCTGTTCACATTTGTAAAAACATTACCACAATCAAATAATAAAATAGAGGAGTGA
- a CDS encoding aldehyde dehydrogenase family protein, translated as MAVNVRDYIAENYGLFINGEFVKGSSDETIEVTNPATGETLSHITRAKDKDVDAAVKVAQEAFESWSLTSKTERAHMLRDIGDKLMAQKDKIAMIETLNNGKPIRETTAIDIPLAARHFHYFASVIETEEGTVNDIDKDTMSIVRHEPIGVVGAVVAWNFPMLLAAWKIAPAIAAGNTIVIQPSSSTPLSLLEVAKIFQEVLPKGVVNILTGKGSESGNAIFNHEGVDKLSFTGSTDVGYQVAEAAAKHLVPATLELGGKSANIILDDANLDLAVEGIQLGILFNQGEVCSAGSRLLVHEKIYDQLVPRLQEAFSNIKVGDPQDESTQMGSQTGKDQLDKIQSYIDVAKESDAQILAGGHRLTENGLDKGFFFEPTLIAVPDNHHKLAQEEIFGPVLTVIKVKDDQEAIEIANDSEYGLAGGVFSQNITRALNIAKAVRTGRIWINTYNQVPEGAPFGGYKKSGIGRETYKGALSNYQQVKNIYIDTSNALKGLY; from the coding sequence ATGGCAGTAAACGTTCGAGATTACATAGCAGAGAATTATGGTTTATTTATCAATGGGGAATTTGTTAAAGGTAGCAGTGACGAAACAATCGAAGTGACTAATCCAGCAACTGGAGAAACTCTATCACATATTACGAGAGCAAAAGATAAAGATGTTGATGCTGCAGTCAAAGTAGCACAAGAGGCATTTGAATCATGGTCATTGACATCAAAAACAGAACGAGCGCACATGTTACGTGACATTGGTGATAAATTAATGGCGCAAAAAGATAAAATTGCAATGATTGAAACATTAAATAATGGTAAACCGATTCGTGAGACAACAGCAATTGATATTCCACTTGCGGCAAGACATTTTCATTATTTCGCAAGTGTTATTGAAACAGAAGAAGGTACAGTGAATGATATCGATAAAGACACAATGAGTATCGTAAGACATGAACCAATTGGAGTTGTAGGTGCAGTTGTTGCTTGGAACTTCCCAATGTTATTAGCTGCATGGAAGATTGCACCTGCTATTGCTGCAGGTAATACGATTGTGATACAACCTTCATCTTCGACACCATTAAGTTTATTGGAAGTTGCAAAAATCTTCCAAGAAGTATTACCAAAAGGTGTTGTTAATATACTAACTGGTAAAGGATCAGAGTCAGGTAATGCGATATTTAATCATGAAGGTGTGGATAAATTATCATTTACTGGTTCAACTGATGTGGGATATCAAGTTGCAGAAGCTGCAGCGAAACATTTGGTTCCTGCTACATTAGAACTTGGAGGTAAGAGTGCCAACATTATTTTAGATGATGCTAATTTAGACTTAGCAGTTGAAGGTATTCAATTAGGTATTTTATTCAACCAAGGTGAAGTATGTAGTGCAGGCTCTCGATTATTAGTTCATGAAAAAATTTATGATCAATTGGTGCCACGTTTACAAGAGGCATTTTCGAATATTAAAGTCGGTGATCCACAAGATGAATCTACACAAATGGGTAGTCAAACTGGTAAGGATCAATTAGATAAAATTCAATCATATATTGATGTAGCAAAAGAATCAGATGCACAAATATTAGCAGGAGGTCATCGTCTAACAGAAAATGGATTAGATAAAGGTTTCTTCTTTGAACCAACGTTAATTGCTGTGCCAGATAACCATCACAAGTTAGCTCAAGAAGAGATATTTGGACCAGTGTTAACAGTCATTAAAGTAAAAGATGATCAAGAGGCAATAGAAATCGCTAATGACTCAGAGTATGGTTTGGCTGGTGGTGTATTCTCTCAAAATATTACACGTGCATTAAATATTGCGAAGGCCGTACGTACAGGACGTATTTGGATTAACACTTATAACCAAGTACCAGAAGGCGCACCATTTGGTGGTTATAAAAAATCAGGTATTGGTCGAGAAACATATAAAGGTGCGTTAAGCAATTATCAACAAGTTAAAAATATTTATATTGATACAAGTAACGCTTTAAAAGGTTTGTACTAG
- a CDS encoding cation diffusion facilitator family transporter → MNKREKIALNRYKYFHHVDHQKIQQSSKRTLWASLIITLLFTVIEFVGGLVSNSLALLSDSFHMLSDVLALGLSMLAIYFASKKPTARYTFGFLRFEILAAFLNGLALIVISIWILYEAIVRIIYPQQIESGIMFIIASIGLLVNVILTIILVRSLKQEDNINIQSALWHFMGDLLNSIGVILAVVLIHFTGWRIIDPIISIVISIIILRGGYKITRNAWLILMESVPKHLNTDEIIEDIISIDGILDVHEFHLWSITTEHYSLSAHVVLDRNYDVDDYQAIDQVSTLLEEKYGIAHSTLQIENLQLNPLDEPYFDKLK, encoded by the coding sequence ATGAATAAAAGGGAGAAAATTGCATTAAACAGATACAAATATTTCCATCATGTTGATCATCAAAAAATTCAACAAAGTTCTAAAAGGACATTATGGGCATCACTGATTATTACATTGTTATTTACAGTGATTGAATTTGTTGGAGGATTAGTGTCAAATTCATTGGCATTACTTTCTGATTCATTTCATATGTTAAGTGATGTATTAGCGCTAGGTTTATCGATGCTAGCAATTTATTTTGCAAGTAAGAAACCGACCGCACGCTATACATTTGGATTTTTGAGATTTGAGATATTAGCAGCATTTTTAAATGGTTTAGCATTGATTGTAATATCAATTTGGATTTTATATGAGGCGATTGTGCGCATTATTTATCCACAACAAATCGAAAGTGGCATTATGTTTATCATAGCTAGTATTGGTCTGCTGGTTAATGTTATTTTGACTATAATTTTAGTAAGGTCTTTAAAACAAGAAGACAATATTAATATTCAAAGTGCACTATGGCATTTTATGGGAGACTTGTTAAACTCTATTGGTGTCATCTTAGCGGTAGTATTGATTCATTTTACTGGTTGGCGCATCATTGACCCAATCATTAGTATTGTGATTTCAATCATAATTTTGCGTGGTGGTTATAAAATTACGCGCAATGCTTGGCTAATTCTAATGGAAAGTGTACCTAAACATTTAAATACTGATGAAATCATTGAAGATATAATTAGTATCGATGGTATTTTAGATGTACACGAGTTTCATTTGTGGAGTATTACCACAGAACATTACTCATTAAGCGCTCATGTTGTGTTAGATAGAAATTATGATGTTGATGATTATCAAGCTATTGATCAAGTTTCAACGCTGCTTGAAGAAAAATATGGCATTGCACATTCAACATTGCAAATTGAAAACTTACAACTAAACCCATTAGATGAACCATACTTTGATAAATTAAAATAA
- a CDS encoding DUF4242 domain-containing protein, protein MTLFLLEANHHDFASSKEELEAKAASLSTKAIPTLIEVQATENLTHGYFIVEANDESEAKQFLTDVGISIQLVKEVRLVGKDLDEVKNGDAHVDYLVTWNIPDGITMDQYLARKKKNSVHYEEVPEVEFKRTYVCEDMSKCICLYNAPDEEAVRRARKAVDTPIDGIEKL, encoded by the coding sequence ATGACATTATTTTTACTGGAAGCCAATCATCATGATTTTGCATCATCGAAAGAAGAACTGGAAGCAAAGGCAGCATCGTTATCTACGAAAGCAATACCAACTTTAATTGAAGTACAAGCTACTGAAAATTTAACTCATGGATATTTTATTGTAGAAGCAAATGATGAATCAGAAGCTAAACAATTTTTAACAGACGTAGGTATCAGTATTCAATTAGTGAAAGAAGTACGTTTAGTTGGAAAGGATTTAGACGAAGTTAAAAATGGAGATGCACATGTCGATTACCTTGTAACTTGGAATATTCCTGATGGCATTACTATGGATCAATATTTAGCGCGTAAAAAGAAAAATTCTGTTCATTATGAAGAAGTACCAGAAGTAGAATTTAAACGTACATATGTATGTGAAGATATGTCTAAATGTATTTGTTTATATAATGCACCTGATGAAGAAGCGGTGCGTCGTGCGCGTAAAGCAGTAGATACACCAATCGATGGCATCGAAAAACTTTAA
- a CDS encoding ABC transporter ATP-binding protein: protein MIKIQQLQHHFGTHQVIHNFNLDISKGEIISFIGKSGCGKSTLLNIIGGFIQPSSGQVVINDQVKRHPSPDCLMLFQHHNLLPWKTINDNIRMGLHKKITDTDINEQLKLVDLDGKGKHFPEQLSGGMKQRVALCRAHVHQPNVILMDEPLGALDAFTRYKLQDQLVQLKHQTKATIILVTHDIDEAIYLSDRIVLLGEGCHIISQYEMTTSHPRNRNDSHLLKIRHDIMETFALNHHQVEPEYYL from the coding sequence ATGATTAAAATACAGCAATTACAACATCATTTCGGTACACATCAAGTCATACATAACTTTAATTTAGATATTAGCAAAGGGGAAATAATCTCATTTATAGGAAAAAGTGGTTGTGGTAAGTCTACCTTACTTAATATTATTGGTGGATTTATTCAACCATCGTCAGGACAAGTCGTGATTAATGATCAAGTAAAGCGACACCCATCGCCAGATTGTTTGATGTTATTCCAACATCATAATTTGCTACCTTGGAAGACGATTAATGACAATATTAGGATGGGTTTACATAAAAAAATCACTGATACAGATATCAATGAACAACTTAAATTAGTTGATTTAGATGGAAAAGGTAAGCATTTTCCGGAGCAATTATCTGGTGGTATGAAACAACGCGTAGCACTGTGTCGTGCTCATGTACATCAGCCTAACGTCATATTAATGGATGAGCCATTAGGCGCATTAGATGCATTTACACGATATAAATTGCAGGATCAGCTAGTGCAATTAAAACATCAAACAAAAGCCACTATCATTCTTGTAACCCACGATATTGATGAAGCAATTTATCTTTCTGATCGAATTGTTTTATTAGGGGAAGGCTGTCATATTATTTCTCAATATGAAATGACAACATCACATCCCCGTAATCGTAATGATAGTCATTTGCTTAAAATTCGGCATGATATTATGGAAACATTTGCCTTGAATCATCACCAAGTTGAACCTGAATACTATTTATAA
- a CDS encoding ABC transporter substrate-binding protein, whose protein sequence is MKKIITIVIIGFLILSGCDWQRTSKESSKKSQNQQVIKIGYLPITHSANLMMTKKLLSQSSHPKYKLELVKFNNWPDLMDALNSGRIDGASTLIELAMKSKQKGSNIKAVALGHHEGNVIMGQKGMHLSEFNNNDDYHFGIPHRYSTHYLLLEELRKQLKIQSGHFSYHEMSPAEMPAALSEHRITGYAVAEPFGALGEKLGKGKTLKHGDDIIPDAYCCVLVLRGELLQQHRNVAQAFIDDYKKSGFKMNDKKQSVDVMTHHFKQSRDVLTQSAEWTSYGDLTIKPSGYQEISKLVRQHQLFNPPSYDDFVEPSLYKEASRS, encoded by the coding sequence ATGAAAAAAATTATCACAATCGTTATCATTGGATTCCTTATACTTTCAGGCTGTGACTGGCAAAGGACGTCTAAAGAGTCGTCTAAAAAGTCGCAAAATCAGCAAGTAATTAAAATAGGATATTTGCCGATTACACATTCAGCGAATTTGATGATGACTAAAAAATTACTATCGCAATCGAGCCATCCTAAATACAAACTTGAATTAGTAAAATTTAATAATTGGCCAGATTTAATGGATGCATTAAATAGTGGTCGTATAGATGGTGCTTCGACTTTAATAGAACTTGCTATGAAGTCAAAACAAAAGGGATCAAATATAAAAGCTGTGGCATTAGGCCATCATGAAGGTAATGTCATTATGGGACAAAAAGGTATGCATTTGAGTGAATTTAATAATAATGATGACTATCATTTTGGCATACCTCACCGCTATTCAACGCATTATCTTTTACTAGAAGAATTACGAAAGCAATTAAAGATTCAATCTGGTCATTTTAGCTATCATGAAATGTCACCAGCAGAAATGCCAGCAGCTCTAAGTGAACATCGAATTACTGGATACGCTGTAGCTGAACCGTTTGGTGCTCTCGGTGAAAAGTTAGGAAAAGGTAAAACTTTAAAACATGGTGATGATATTATTCCGGATGCATATTGTTGTGTACTAGTGCTTAGAGGTGAACTTCTACAGCAACACAGAAATGTTGCACAAGCATTTATAGATGATTATAAAAAATCTGGATTTAAAATGAACGATAAAAAGCAAAGTGTTGATGTCATGACACATCATTTTAAACAAAGCCGTGACGTTTTAACACAATCAGCCGAGTGGACATCATATGGTGACTTAACTATTAAACCATCAGGCTATCAAGAAATTTCGAAATTGGTAAGACAGCATCAATTATTTAACCCACCTTCATATGATGACTTTGTTGAACCATCACTGTATAAGGAGGCATCACGTTCATGA
- a CDS encoding ABC transporter permease has product MTRLTINKILLPIITFIIFLGIWELVIIIGHYQPVLLPGPALVGKSIWTFIVTGEIFQHLVISLWRFVAGFVVALIVAIPVGFLLGRNHWFYNAVEPLFHLIRTISPIAWAPFVVLWFGIGSLPAIAIIFIAAFFPIVFNTIKGIRDIEPQYLKIATNLNLTGWSLYRNILFPGAFKQIMAGIHMAVGTSWIFLVSGEMIGAQSGLGFLIVDARNMLNLEDVLAAIFFIGLFGFIIDRLISYIEQFILKRFGE; this is encoded by the coding sequence ATGACACGTCTCACAATAAATAAAATATTACTACCAATTATCACATTTATTATTTTCTTAGGCATATGGGAACTAGTTATTATCATAGGACACTACCAACCAGTATTGCTCCCTGGTCCAGCGCTTGTAGGAAAAAGTATTTGGACATTCATTGTTACTGGAGAGATTTTTCAACATTTGGTTATTAGTTTATGGCGATTTGTTGCAGGCTTTGTTGTCGCACTAATCGTTGCTATTCCAGTAGGGTTTCTACTTGGAAGAAATCACTGGTTTTACAATGCAGTAGAACCACTATTTCATTTGATTAGAACAATATCACCGATAGCATGGGCGCCATTTGTTGTCCTATGGTTTGGCATTGGAAGTTTACCAGCGATAGCAATTATTTTTATAGCAGCCTTTTTCCCAATTGTTTTTAACACAATTAAAGGTATAAGAGATATTGAGCCTCAATATTTGAAAATAGCTACTAATTTAAATTTAACTGGGTGGTCGCTATACCGGAACATTTTATTTCCTGGGGCATTCAAACAGATTATGGCTGGTATACATATGGCCGTTGGAACAAGTTGGATATTTTTAGTTTCTGGTGAAATGATAGGAGCGCAATCAGGTCTAGGATTTTTAATTGTAGATGCACGAAATATGTTGAATTTAGAAGATGTATTAGCAGCAATCTTCTTTATAGGTCTATTTGGCTTTATAATAGACCGTTTAATTAGTTATATTGAGCAATTTATACTGAAAAGATTTGGAGAATAA
- a CDS encoding acyl-CoA dehydrogenase: MTLETLIKEQLNPYLEEIDAGTYYPKAFIQKLFIDGYFSEASLRKNAEVIEAVSQSCLTTGFCLWCQLAFSTYLQNAPQPHLNKDLQVQLLSGEVLGATGLSNPMKSFNDLEKLNLEHSYVDGQLVVSGRMPAVSNIQEDHYFGAISKHQSSDEFVMFILRANQEGITLVEKTNFLGVNGSATYQITLNQVVVPQSQIITHDAKQFAATIRPQFIAYQIPIGLGSIKSSLDLIDAFSNAQNGINQYLEYDVEDFKKRYHQLREAFYALLEDGNLDDHLSELISLKKDIGYLLLDVNQASVVNGGSRAYTLYSPQVRKLKEGFFFAALTPTLRHLGKLEESLKG, translated from the coding sequence ATGACTTTAGAAACATTAATCAAAGAACAGTTGAATCCATATTTAGAAGAAATTGATGCTGGCACATATTATCCGAAGGCGTTTATTCAAAAATTATTTATAGATGGATATTTTAGTGAAGCATCACTTAGAAAAAATGCTGAAGTAATCGAAGCGGTATCGCAGTCTTGTTTGACAACAGGCTTTTGCTTATGGTGCCAGTTGGCCTTTTCTACTTATTTACAAAATGCGCCACAGCCACATTTAAATAAAGACTTACAAGTACAATTGTTATCTGGAGAAGTGTTAGGTGCTACCGGGTTGTCTAATCCAATGAAATCCTTTAATGATTTAGAAAAATTAAACTTAGAGCATTCATATGTCGATGGGCAACTAGTTGTTAGTGGACGTATGCCGGCTGTTAGTAATATCCAAGAAGATCATTACTTTGGTGCGATTTCGAAGCATCAATCATCAGATGAATTTGTCATGTTTATATTACGAGCAAATCAAGAAGGTATCACACTCGTAGAGAAAACAAACTTTTTAGGAGTCAATGGTTCAGCTACATATCAAATTACGCTAAATCAAGTGGTGGTACCACAATCTCAGATTATAACGCATGATGCAAAACAGTTTGCTGCAACTATTCGACCACAATTTATTGCATACCAAATTCCAATAGGATTAGGATCAATCAAGAGTTCATTAGATTTAATCGATGCATTTTCTAATGCGCAAAATGGTATCAATCAATATTTAGAATACGATGTTGAAGATTTTAAAAAGCGTTATCATCAACTTAGAGAGGCATTTTATGCATTATTAGAAGATGGCAATTTAGATGACCATTTAAGTGAACTAATATCATTGAAGAAGGACATTGGTTATTTATTGTTGGATGTAAACCAAGCTTCTGTTGTTAATGGTGGCTCAAGAGCATATACGCTGTATTCCCCACAAGTACGTAAATTAAAAGAAGGCTTTTTCTTTGCTGCATTAACGCCGACATTAAGACATTTAGGTAAACTTGAAGAATCATTGAAGGGGTAA